From a region of the Impatiens glandulifera chromosome 4, dImpGla2.1, whole genome shotgun sequence genome:
- the LOC124934673 gene encoding uncharacterized protein LOC124934673 isoform X2, producing the protein MTIACASTAAIAATPSLRPPKSTLPIDVGNYFTAINRRNLLISSLAISPILLLTPITEARGLFQMPPVRLTNRYFLVRSGESEFESLGIINTNPVEKTSMDNGLSEKGKKQTIRTALELKKMGACDGNCWIWPSITQRAYQSAEVIAAVNGVNRSHIVTKYSFLDARGLGAYEGKNLESVSKVYASDSLSSDIKPPPINDGTPNESVADVFVRVTQLMSIVETQYSEDTVIIISPDSDNLSVLQAGLLGLDLRRHAELAFAPGEIRYVDASNIPKYKQPASSVYKCLNPPKCN; encoded by the exons atgaCAATAGCATGCGCCTCTACCGCCGCCATCGCCGCCACTCCTTCACTCCGACCACCAAAATCAACTCTCCCAATAGACGTCGGAAATTATTTCACGGCGATCAACCGCCGGAATCTCCTCATTTCTTCCCTCGCCATCTCCCCCATTCTTCTACTCACTCCTATCACCGAAGCCCGAGGTCTCTTCCAAATGCCCCCAGTTCGCCTCACTAATCG GTATTTCTTAGTTAGATCAGGAGAATCTGAATTTGAGAGTTTGgggataattaatactaatcCGGTTGAGAAAACTTCCATGGATAATGGGCTTTCAGAGAAAGGGAAGAAGCAAACTATTAGAACAGCTTTGGAGTTGAAAAAGATGGGAGCTTGTGATGGAAATTGTTGGATTTGGCCTTCAATTACTCAGAGAGCTTATCAATCTGCTGAAGTTATTGCTGCTGTTAATGGAGTTAATAGAAG CCACATAGTCACAAAATACAGCTTCTTAGATGCTCGTGGATTAGGTGCTTACGAAGGAAAGAACTTAGAATCTGTTTCGAAA GTATATGCATCAGATAGTCTTTCATCAGATATTAAACCACCCCCAATCAACGATGGTACACCTAATGAGAGTGTAGCCGATGTTTTTGTTCGTGTAACACAATTAATGTCGATAGTTGAAACCCAATATTCTGAAGATACTGTCATTATCATTTCACCCGATTCTGATAATTTATCAGTCCTACAAGCTGGCTTACTCGGTCTTGATCTCAGGAG aCATGCAGAACTTGCTTTTGCTCCTGGAGAAATAAGATATGTTGATGCTAGTAACATACCTAAATACAAGCAACCTGCATCTTCTGTCTACAAATGTTTAAATCCACCAAAATGTAATTAG
- the LOC124934673 gene encoding uncharacterized protein LOC124934673 isoform X1, with protein MTIACASTAAIAATPSLRPPKSTLPIDVGNYFTAINRRNLLISSLAISPILLLTPITEARGLFQMPPVRLTNRYFLVRSGESEFESLGIINTNPVEKTSMDNGLSEKGKKQTIRTALELKKMGACDGNCWIWPSITQRAYQSAEVIAAVNGVNRSHIVPEYSFLDARGLGAYEGKNIESVSKVYASDSLSSDIKPPPINDGTPNESVADVFVRVTQLMSIVETQYSEDTVIIISPDSDNLSVLQAGLLGLDLRRHAELAFAPGEIRYVDASNIPKYKQPASSVYKCLNPPKCN; from the exons atgaCAATAGCATGCGCCTCTACCGCCGCCATCGCCGCCACTCCTTCACTCCGACCACCAAAATCAACTCTCCCAATAGACGTCGGAAATTATTTCACGGCGATCAACCGCCGGAATCTCCTCATTTCTTCCCTCGCCATCTCCCCCATTCTTCTACTCACTCCTATCACCGAAGCCCGAGGTCTCTTCCAAATGCCCCCAGTTCGCCTCACTAATCG GTATTTCTTAGTTAGATCAGGAGAATCTGAATTTGAGAGTTTGgggataattaatactaatcCGGTTGAGAAAACTTCCATGGATAATGGGCTTTCAGAGAAAGGGAAGAAGCAAACTATTAGAACAGCTTTGGAGTTGAAAAAGATGGGAGCTTGTGATGGAAATTGTTGGATTTGGCCTTCAATTACTCAGAGAGCTTATCAATCTGCTGAAGTTATTGCTGCTGTTAATGGAGTTAATAGAAG CCACATAGTCCCAGAATACAGCTTCTTAGATGCTCGTGGACTAGGTGCTTACGAAGGAAAGAACATAGAATCTGTTTCAAAA GTATATGCATCAGATAGTCTTTCATCAGATATTAAACCACCCCCAATCAACGATGGTACACCTAATGAGAGTGTAGCCGATGTTTTTGTTCGTGTAACACAATTAATGTCGATAGTTGAAACCCAATATTCTGAAGATACTGTCATTATCATTTCACCCGATTCTGATAATTTATCAGTCCTACAAGCTGGCTTACTCGGTCTTGATCTCAGGAG aCATGCAGAACTTGCTTTTGCTCCTGGAGAAATAAGATATGTTGATGCTAGTAACATACCTAAATACAAGCAACCTGCATCTTCTGTCTACAAATGTTTAAATCCACCAAAATGTAATTAG
- the LOC124934673 gene encoding uncharacterized protein LOC124934673 isoform X3, whose amino-acid sequence MTIACASTAAIAATPSLRPPKSTLPIDVGNYFTAINRRNLLISSLAISPILLLTPITEARGLFQMPPVRLTNRYFLVRSGESEFESLGIINTNPVEKTSMDNGLSEKGKKQTIRTALELKKMGACDGNCWIWPSITQRAYQSAEVIAAVNGVNRSFLDARGLGAYEGKNLESVSKVYASDSLSSDIKPPPINDGTPNESVADVFVRVTQLMSIVETQYSEDTVIIISPDSDNLSVLQAGLLGLDLRRHAELAFAPGEIRYVDASNIPKYKQPASSVYKCLNPPKCN is encoded by the exons atgaCAATAGCATGCGCCTCTACCGCCGCCATCGCCGCCACTCCTTCACTCCGACCACCAAAATCAACTCTCCCAATAGACGTCGGAAATTATTTCACGGCGATCAACCGCCGGAATCTCCTCATTTCTTCCCTCGCCATCTCCCCCATTCTTCTACTCACTCCTATCACCGAAGCCCGAGGTCTCTTCCAAATGCCCCCAGTTCGCCTCACTAATCG GTATTTCTTAGTTAGATCAGGAGAATCTGAATTTGAGAGTTTGgggataattaatactaatcCGGTTGAGAAAACTTCCATGGATAATGGGCTTTCAGAGAAAGGGAAGAAGCAAACTATTAGAACAGCTTTGGAGTTGAAAAAGATGGGAGCTTGTGATGGAAATTGTTGGATTTGGCCTTCAATTACTCAGAGAGCTTATCAATCTGCTGAAGTTATTGCTGCTGTTAATGGAGTTAATAGAAG CTTCTTAGATGCTCGTGGATTAGGTGCTTACGAAGGAAAGAACTTAGAATCTGTTTCGAAA GTATATGCATCAGATAGTCTTTCATCAGATATTAAACCACCCCCAATCAACGATGGTACACCTAATGAGAGTGTAGCCGATGTTTTTGTTCGTGTAACACAATTAATGTCGATAGTTGAAACCCAATATTCTGAAGATACTGTCATTATCATTTCACCCGATTCTGATAATTTATCAGTCCTACAAGCTGGCTTACTCGGTCTTGATCTCAGGAG aCATGCAGAACTTGCTTTTGCTCCTGGAGAAATAAGATATGTTGATGCTAGTAACATACCTAAATACAAGCAACCTGCATCTTCTGTCTACAAATGTTTAAATCCACCAAAATGTAATTAG